Part of the Cellulomonas sp. WB94 genome, CACGGCGGGCGGCACGAGATCATCTTCGCCAGCCTCGACGCTCTCGAGCCCGGCGAGGCCTTCGTCATCCTCAACGACCACGACCCGAAGCCTCTGCGCTACCAGACCGAGACGCTGTGGCCGGACGTCTTCACGTGGGACTACCTCGAGGCCGGGCCGGCCCTGTGGCGCGTCGCGATCACCCGTGCCCGCTGAGGCCGCGGACGTCGTCGACGGGCTGAGCCGCGTCCTGTCGCGGGCGTGCCGTCAGCTCGCGGAGGCCGGCCAGCCGCAGCGAGCCGGCCGCCTGGCGGCCGATGGCTGGGTCCTGCTCCGCCGCACCCACCCCGTCCAGGCGCAGCGCCTCGACGGCA contains:
- a CDS encoding DUF2249 domain-containing protein, which produces MPLDADSPALAPSASPAPTLSGGRPLHELDVRTLPHGGRHEIIFASLDALEPGEAFVILNDHDPKPLRYQTETLWPDVFTWDYLEAGPALWRVAITRAR